In Paucidesulfovibrio gracilis DSM 16080, a single genomic region encodes these proteins:
- the radC gene encoding RadC family protein, which yields MEKPHYHGHRRRLRERLAREPRSLADYEVLELLLARTLPRQDTKPLAKELLARFGTLRGVLYAPDAQLAEIKGFGDALLSSWALYREVWARMNEPSASRREVLDDPDRVAEGAKARFGTKGVEEFWVALVDNRNRVRAWECVSKGTVDQTQVYPREVLALALRHEASGMILVHNHPGGDPSPSDEDIRMTMRIKRVAQEMGVRLLDHLVVAEERHFSFQAQGLL from the coding sequence ATGGAAAAACCCCATTATCATGGACATCGCCGTCGGCTGCGGGAGCGGTTGGCCCGTGAACCGCGCTCCCTGGCGGATTACGAGGTCTTGGAATTGCTGTTGGCGCGCACCTTGCCCCGGCAGGACACCAAACCGCTGGCCAAGGAATTGTTGGCCCGCTTCGGCACCCTGCGCGGCGTGCTCTATGCCCCGGACGCCCAACTCGCTGAGATCAAGGGATTTGGAGACGCGCTGCTCTCCTCCTGGGCCTTGTACCGGGAGGTTTGGGCGCGCATGAACGAGCCGAGCGCCTCGCGTCGGGAGGTGCTTGACGATCCGGATCGGGTGGCTGAGGGAGCCAAGGCCCGTTTCGGCACCAAGGGCGTGGAGGAATTCTGGGTGGCTCTGGTGGATAACCGCAATCGGGTGCGGGCCTGGGAATGCGTGAGCAAGGGTACCGTGGACCAGACCCAGGTCTACCCGCGGGAAGTGCTGGCCCTGGCGTTGCGGCACGAGGCCTCGGGTATGATTCTCGTGCATAACCATCCGGGCGGGGATCCTTCACCTTCGGACGAGGACATTCGCATGACCATGCGGATCAAGAGGGTGGCCCAGGAAATGGGTGTGCGCCTGTTGGACCATCTTGTGGTGGCCGAAGAGCGGCATTTCAGCTTTCAGGCGCAAGGGTTGCTCTAA
- the lon gene encoding endopeptidase La, whose translation MQDITGGLTEQDERDIPEVLPVLAVRDIVVFNYMILPLYVGREKSVKAVDAALSGKRHILILTQRDESVEDPETEELYEVGTVATVMRMLKMPDGRLKILVQGLARAEVRRFTGNEEYHEAEIRILREQETENNAETEALMRSSREQSERILTLRGITPQDIMAVLNNVHEPGRLADLIASNLRITVPEAQDILECREPVERLRMAATQLSKEVEVAQMQNKIQNMAKEGMDRAQRDFYLREQLKAIKRELGDSDSEGEEMEQLARAIERAGMPKDVRKEVYKQLKRLEGMHAESSEATVIRTYLDWMIELPWKKISRDRLDIKEAARILDEDHYDLTKVKDRILEYLSVRKLNPKMKGPILCFVGPPGVGKTSLGRSIARSLGRKFHRMSLGGMRDEAEIRGHRRTYIGSMPGRIVQALKLCGKRNPVIMLDEIDKLGSDFRGDPSSALLEVLDPEQNNSFTDHYLNVPFDLSKVMFICTANVLDTIPQPLLDRMEVIRIPGYTEQEKVTIAERYIVPRQAKDNGLKEGELELGEGVLSRIIREYTSEAGLRNLEREVGSVCRKMARKKAEDEAGPYVVSTENLHTILGVPRFLEDETEPDLPPGVALGLAWTPVGGETLHVEVTTMPGKGKLLLTGKLGDVMKESAQAALSFARAHAGEYGIDPSFTENRDIHVHVPAGATPKDGPSAGVTLVTALISALTETPVRPDLVMTGEISLRGRVLPVGGIKEKILAAVAKGMKHALIPAQNNKDLQDIPEELRKRIQIELVERVEEIWPKAKSVS comes from the coding sequence GTGCAGGATATCACCGGGGGGCTTACCGAGCAGGATGAACGGGACATACCCGAAGTTCTGCCCGTGCTTGCCGTGCGAGATATCGTGGTTTTCAACTACATGATCCTTCCGCTGTACGTGGGCCGGGAAAAATCCGTCAAGGCCGTGGACGCGGCGCTTTCCGGCAAGCGGCATATCCTTATCCTCACCCAGCGCGACGAGTCCGTGGAAGACCCCGAAACCGAGGAATTGTATGAAGTGGGCACTGTGGCCACGGTCATGCGCATGCTCAAAATGCCGGACGGCCGGCTGAAGATCCTGGTGCAGGGGCTGGCTCGCGCCGAGGTGCGACGCTTCACGGGCAATGAGGAATACCACGAGGCGGAGATTCGGATCCTGCGCGAACAGGAGACCGAAAACAACGCGGAAACCGAAGCGCTGATGCGGTCCTCCCGCGAACAGAGCGAGCGCATTTTGACCCTGCGCGGCATCACGCCCCAGGACATCATGGCCGTGCTGAACAACGTGCATGAGCCGGGCCGCCTGGCCGACCTCATCGCCTCGAACCTGCGCATTACCGTGCCTGAGGCCCAGGACATCCTGGAGTGCCGCGAGCCTGTGGAACGCCTGCGCATGGCCGCCACGCAGCTGAGCAAAGAAGTGGAAGTGGCGCAAATGCAGAATAAGATCCAGAACATGGCCAAAGAGGGCATGGACCGGGCGCAGCGCGACTTTTATCTTCGGGAACAGCTTAAGGCCATCAAGCGGGAGCTGGGCGACAGCGATTCCGAAGGCGAGGAAATGGAGCAGCTGGCCCGGGCCATTGAGCGGGCGGGCATGCCCAAAGACGTGCGCAAGGAAGTCTACAAGCAGCTCAAGCGGCTGGAAGGCATGCACGCGGAATCCTCGGAAGCCACGGTCATCCGGACCTATTTGGATTGGATGATCGAATTGCCGTGGAAAAAGATTTCCCGCGATCGGCTGGACATCAAGGAGGCTGCGCGCATCCTGGACGAGGATCACTACGACCTGACCAAGGTCAAGGACCGCATCCTTGAATATCTTTCCGTGCGCAAGCTCAATCCCAAAATGAAGGGACCGATTCTTTGTTTCGTGGGACCGCCGGGCGTGGGCAAAACCTCGCTGGGCCGTTCCATTGCCCGCTCCCTGGGGCGTAAATTCCATCGCATGTCCCTGGGCGGCATGCGGGACGAAGCCGAGATCCGTGGCCACCGCCGGACCTACATCGGATCCATGCCGGGCCGCATTGTCCAGGCGCTGAAGCTCTGCGGCAAGCGCAACCCCGTGATCATGCTCGATGAAATCGACAAGCTCGGCTCGGATTTTCGGGGTGACCCGTCCTCGGCATTGCTAGAGGTGCTGGACCCGGAACAGAACAACAGCTTTACGGACCATTATCTGAATGTGCCGTTCGATCTGTCCAAGGTGATGTTCATCTGCACGGCCAACGTGCTGGACACCATCCCCCAGCCGTTGCTGGACCGCATGGAAGTGATCCGCATCCCCGGGTATACCGAGCAGGAAAAGGTTACCATTGCGGAGCGGTACATCGTTCCCCGCCAGGCCAAGGACAACGGTCTGAAAGAAGGGGAGCTGGAACTCGGCGAGGGCGTGCTCTCCCGCATCATCCGCGAATACACCAGCGAGGCCGGGCTACGGAACCTGGAACGCGAGGTGGGATCCGTGTGTCGCAAGATGGCCCGCAAAAAGGCCGAGGACGAGGCCGGACCCTATGTCGTGAGCACGGAGAATCTGCACACCATCCTCGGGGTGCCGCGGTTCCTTGAGGATGAAACCGAGCCGGATCTGCCTCCGGGCGTGGCCCTTGGATTGGCCTGGACCCCGGTGGGCGGCGAAACCCTGCATGTGGAAGTGACCACCATGCCCGGCAAGGGCAAGCTGCTGCTCACGGGCAAGCTGGGCGACGTCATGAAGGAATCGGCCCAGGCCGCGCTTTCCTTTGCCCGCGCCCATGCCGGGGAGTACGGCATTGATCCGTCGTTTACCGAAAATCGGGACATCCACGTACACGTGCCTGCCGGCGCCACGCCCAAGGACGGACCGTCCGCCGGCGTGACCCTGGTGACGGCGCTCATTTCCGCGCTCACAGAAACCCCGGTGCGGCCCGATCTGGTCATGACCGGCGAGATTTCGTTGCGCGGCCGGGTGCTGCCCGTGGGCGGCATCAAGGAAAAGATCCTCGCGGCCGTGGCCAAGGGCATGAAGCACGCCCTGATTCCGGCCCAGAACAATAAAGACTTGCAGGATATTCCTGAGGAACTGCGCAAGCGCATCCAGATTGAACTGGTGGAACGCGTGGAGGAAATCTGGCCCAAGGCCAAATCCGTATCCTGA
- the lptE gene encoding LPS assembly lipoprotein LptE translates to MFRKQWTALVPTILLFVSLAGCGYHLAANGPVALDQDQRSLFMERVDNPTLQTWLGPRLRSVLRDELTRRGWTRWTSRAQADLLVRVVIDRYSRSSKVRDADDDTLRYSASITMRVDMVSRATDTVVWSSGTIAESESYFGNSTTAADMEVTELAVRRAVDRLTQGY, encoded by the coding sequence ATGTTTCGCAAGCAGTGGACGGCCCTGGTGCCGACGATCCTTCTTTTCGTATCCCTGGCGGGATGCGGCTACCATCTGGCTGCCAACGGTCCGGTCGCCCTGGACCAGGACCAGCGTTCCCTGTTCATGGAACGCGTGGATAACCCTACGTTGCAAACCTGGCTCGGTCCGCGTCTGCGCTCCGTGTTGCGCGACGAGCTGACGCGCCGGGGCTGGACCCGCTGGACCTCCCGCGCCCAGGCGGATCTGCTGGTGCGCGTGGTCATTGACCGCTATTCCCGCTCCTCCAAGGTGCGGGATGCGGATGACGACACCCTGCGCTATTCCGCCAGCATCACCATGCGTGTGGACATGGTCTCCCGGGCCACGGACACGGTGGTCTGGAGTTCGGGAACCATTGCCGAGAGCGAGAGTTATTTCGGCAATTCCACCACCGCGGCGGACATGGAGGTCACGGAGTTGGCCGTGCGCCGGGCCGTGGACCGACTCACCCAGGGGTATTGA
- a CDS encoding bifunctional 3,4-dihydroxy-2-butanone-4-phosphate synthase/GTP cyclohydrolase II, which translates to MPLCTIEEAIEDIRAGRMVIMVDDEDRENEGDLVCAAEKVTPEIINFMAKEGRGLICLAMAPELVDRLNLPLMTQSNKSQFGTNFTLSIEAAEGVTTGISAFDRAHTVLTAVDDGVQPQDIVTPGHVFPLRAREGGTLVRAGQTEGSVDLAGLAGMKPAGVICEIMNDDGSMSRMNDLEPFAEKHGLKICAVKDLIAYRMRFGGGTVSKTAEADLPTRYGHFRTVAFHCEADGKTHIALVKGDITPEDPVLVRVHSECLTGDVFGSMRCDCGNQLADAMCMIEREGKGVVLYMRQEGRGIGLGNKIRAYHLQDEGLDTVEANQRLGFPPDMRDYGTGAQILVALGVSKMRLMTNNPKKMVGLEGYGLEVVERVPIETGACAYNMGYLRTKKDKMGHMLHLDEKADG; encoded by the coding sequence ATGCCGCTTTGCACCATAGAAGAAGCAATTGAGGACATTCGCGCCGGACGCATGGTCATCATGGTGGATGACGAGGACCGCGAAAACGAGGGGGATCTTGTCTGCGCTGCGGAAAAGGTCACGCCCGAGATCATCAACTTTATGGCCAAGGAAGGCCGGGGGCTGATCTGTCTGGCCATGGCCCCGGAGCTGGTGGACCGGCTCAATCTTCCGCTCATGACCCAGTCCAACAAGTCCCAGTTCGGTACGAACTTCACCCTCTCCATTGAGGCGGCTGAAGGCGTGACCACGGGCATCAGCGCGTTTGACCGCGCCCACACCGTGCTCACGGCCGTGGACGACGGCGTGCAGCCCCAGGACATCGTGACCCCGGGCCACGTCTTTCCCTTGCGCGCCCGCGAGGGCGGCACCCTGGTGCGCGCCGGCCAGACCGAAGGCAGCGTGGACCTGGCCGGACTGGCTGGCATGAAGCCCGCGGGCGTGATCTGCGAAATCATGAATGACGACGGTTCCATGTCCCGCATGAACGATCTGGAGCCTTTTGCCGAAAAGCACGGTCTTAAAATTTGCGCGGTCAAGGATCTCATCGCCTACCGCATGCGTTTTGGCGGCGGCACCGTGAGCAAGACCGCCGAGGCGGACCTGCCCACCCGCTACGGCCATTTCCGCACCGTGGCCTTCCACTGCGAGGCCGACGGCAAAACACACATCGCCCTGGTCAAGGGGGACATCACCCCCGAGGATCCGGTGCTGGTTCGCGTGCATTCCGAGTGCCTCACCGGAGACGTGTTCGGCTCCATGCGCTGCGACTGCGGCAACCAGCTGGCCGATGCCATGTGCATGATCGAGCGCGAGGGCAAGGGCGTGGTGCTCTACATGCGTCAGGAGGGCCGGGGCATCGGCCTGGGCAACAAGATCCGCGCCTACCACTTGCAGGACGAAGGCCTGGACACCGTTGAGGCCAACCAGCGTCTGGGCTTTCCACCGGACATGCGCGACTACGGCACTGGTGCGCAAATCCTCGTGGCCCTTGGTGTTTCCAAGATGCGGCTCATGACCAACAACCCCAAGAAAATGGTTGGACTGGAAGGCTACGGCCTGGAAGTCGTGGAGCGCGTCCCCATTGAAACCGGCGCCTGCGCCTACAACATGGGCTATCTGCGCACCAAGAAGGACAAGATGGGCCACATGCTGCATCTTGACGAAAAAGCCGACGGCTGA
- the holA gene encoding DNA polymerase III subunit delta, producing the protein MAGPDVLFLVCPDGQLMARRIEQQLQQTPDHERKVYWGDDDPPLPESFWQDLTIQNLFATPKVVVLRRAHLLKAADWDRLADALAAKPSSVLPVFCLEGEWKKKAPVPAALARRPLWKAASKRGWVWEQPGLNPRTLGDFVGQWAEERGLKLARGAQQTLAQALPCDARAATLELEKIELAVGDDTIVKPELAALIATDREMDFFAFTDALSQGGDPVAVWERVLRDQRKQSKEQMLFPLLGSLAREARILGLILAGEEQRAKVHPFVVKKKTPLAQRLGPRGVAVLFDLCMAAEQGVKSGERRPDQALEKLVADLTRLYGH; encoded by the coding sequence GTGGCCGGGCCGGACGTTCTTTTCCTGGTCTGCCCCGACGGTCAGCTCATGGCCCGTCGGATCGAGCAGCAGCTACAACAGACCCCGGACCATGAACGCAAGGTCTATTGGGGGGACGATGATCCGCCCCTGCCGGAATCCTTTTGGCAGGATCTGACCATCCAAAATTTATTTGCCACGCCCAAGGTCGTGGTGTTGCGACGCGCCCATTTGCTCAAGGCCGCGGATTGGGATCGCCTGGCCGATGCCCTGGCCGCCAAACCGTCCAGCGTGCTGCCGGTGTTTTGCCTGGAAGGGGAGTGGAAGAAAAAAGCGCCCGTGCCTGCGGCCCTGGCCCGCCGTCCACTCTGGAAGGCCGCTTCCAAGCGTGGCTGGGTGTGGGAGCAACCCGGGTTGAATCCTCGGACATTGGGTGATTTTGTGGGGCAATGGGCCGAAGAGCGGGGTCTCAAACTGGCGCGGGGCGCGCAACAGACGCTGGCCCAGGCCTTGCCGTGCGATGCGCGCGCGGCCACATTGGAGCTGGAGAAGATTGAACTGGCCGTGGGTGACGATACGATCGTCAAGCCGGAATTGGCCGCGCTCATCGCCACGGACCGGGAGATGGATTTTTTCGCCTTTACTGACGCCCTGAGTCAGGGGGGCGACCCCGTGGCCGTGTGGGAGCGGGTGTTGCGGGATCAGCGCAAGCAATCCAAGGAACAGATGCTTTTTCCTTTGCTCGGCTCTCTGGCGCGCGAGGCGCGTATCCTTGGCTTGATCCTGGCCGGGGAAGAACAGCGGGCCAAGGTCCATCCCTTTGTTGTCAAGAAAAAGACGCCCCTGGCGCAACGGCTCGGACCCCGTGGCGTGGCCGTGTTGTTCGACCTGTGCATGGCCGCGGAACAGGGCGTCAAGTCCGGGGAACGCCGTCCGGATCAGGCGCTGGAAAAGCTGGTGGCCGACCTGACCCGGCTCTATGGGCATTGA
- the leuS gene encoding leucine--tRNA ligase: MPLGKYEPEAVEKKWQKTWSENGCFEVRTEPDREKYYVLEMFPYPSGKIHMGHVRNYSIGDVVARYKRMQGCNVLHPMGWDAFGMPAENAAIKHNTHPAKWTYSNIDEMREQLKRLGYSYDWKRELATCRPEYYRWEQLFFLKFMEKGLLYRKNAMQNWCDTCQTVLANEQVEDGKCWRCDSPVIQKELEQWFLRITDYADELLEWLDKMKEKWPDSVLTMQSNWIGKSYGAELTFGIKGSDETVDVFTTRPDTLFGATFMSLAAEHPLVEKLISGTDRADEVRAFVEKCVNMDKFHRAADDTEKEGVFTGAYCINPVTGQEMPIYVANFVLMGYGTGAVMAVPAHDQRDFDFARKYDLPMQVVIRPEESELEPETMTEAYTEPGVLVNSAPFDGLPNEEAKKRIVEHLDEKGLGRMTVNFRLRDWNISRQRYWGAPIPVIHCPECGMVPVPEDQLPVTLPEDAALREDGKSPLPFLEDWVNVPCPTCGKPARRETDTLDTFVESSWYFLRYTDARIDTAPFDPEAVDYWMPVDQYIGGIEHAILHLLYARFFTKVLRDEELITADEPFEHLLTQGMVVLDGAKMSKSKGNVVDPGAMIAKYGADATRLFILFAAPPEKELEWSDRGIDGSFRFIGRLWRLAEELEGGLICVRPCHPAEGDLSEAVKRMRRKEHDTVRRVTRSIENSFQFNTAIAAIMELVNEMYQLKDTLKADEQGRCYLSSALATAVTLLSPMAPHVCEEIWEAIGHQGVVSEQPWPEYDEAALVTEEVTVVAQVNGKVRGKITVARDADEESVKAACMAVENVARYLEDKTVVKVVVVPGKLVNIVVR, from the coding sequence ATGCCCCTGGGAAAATACGAACCGGAAGCCGTGGAAAAGAAATGGCAGAAGACCTGGAGCGAAAACGGCTGCTTCGAAGTGCGGACCGAGCCTGACCGGGAAAAGTATTATGTCCTAGAAATGTTCCCCTACCCTTCGGGGAAGATTCACATGGGCCATGTGCGCAACTATTCCATCGGCGACGTGGTGGCCCGCTACAAGCGGATGCAGGGCTGCAACGTGCTGCATCCCATGGGCTGGGACGCCTTTGGCATGCCCGCGGAAAACGCGGCCATCAAGCACAACACCCACCCCGCCAAGTGGACCTATTCCAACATCGACGAGATGCGCGAGCAGCTCAAGCGGCTCGGATATTCCTATGATTGGAAGCGCGAGCTGGCCACCTGTCGTCCTGAATACTACCGCTGGGAACAGCTCTTTTTCCTCAAGTTCATGGAAAAAGGACTGCTCTACCGCAAGAACGCCATGCAGAACTGGTGCGACACCTGTCAGACCGTACTGGCCAACGAGCAGGTGGAGGACGGCAAATGCTGGCGTTGCGACAGCCCCGTAATCCAGAAAGAGCTGGAACAATGGTTCCTGCGCATCACGGACTACGCGGATGAGCTGCTGGAATGGTTGGACAAGATGAAGGAAAAGTGGCCCGATTCGGTCCTGACCATGCAGTCCAACTGGATCGGCAAGAGCTACGGCGCGGAACTGACCTTTGGCATCAAGGGCAGCGATGAGACCGTGGACGTGTTCACCACCCGGCCCGACACCCTGTTCGGCGCCACCTTCATGAGCCTGGCCGCCGAACATCCCCTGGTGGAAAAGCTCATCAGCGGCACGGATCGGGCCGACGAAGTGCGCGCCTTTGTGGAAAAATGCGTGAACATGGACAAGTTCCACCGCGCGGCTGACGATACGGAAAAAGAGGGCGTGTTCACGGGTGCCTACTGCATCAACCCGGTCACCGGCCAGGAAATGCCCATCTACGTGGCCAACTTCGTGCTCATGGGCTACGGCACCGGCGCGGTCATGGCTGTACCCGCTCACGACCAGCGCGACTTTGACTTTGCCCGCAAGTATGACCTGCCCATGCAGGTGGTCATCCGGCCCGAGGAGAGCGAACTGGAGCCGGAAACCATGACCGAGGCCTACACCGAACCGGGCGTGCTGGTGAACTCCGCGCCCTTTGACGGCCTGCCCAATGAGGAAGCCAAAAAGCGCATCGTGGAGCACCTGGACGAAAAAGGTCTGGGCCGCATGACCGTGAACTTCCGCCTGCGCGACTGGAACATTTCCCGACAGCGGTATTGGGGCGCGCCCATCCCTGTGATCCACTGCCCCGAGTGCGGCATGGTGCCCGTACCCGAGGACCAGCTCCCCGTGACGCTGCCCGAGGACGCGGCCCTGCGCGAGGACGGCAAGTCCCCGCTGCCCTTCCTGGAGGACTGGGTCAACGTACCCTGCCCCACGTGCGGCAAACCGGCCCGGCGCGAGACCGACACCCTGGACACCTTTGTGGAGTCCTCCTGGTACTTCCTGCGCTACACGGATGCGCGCATCGACACCGCTCCCTTCGATCCCGAAGCCGTGGACTATTGGATGCCCGTGGACCAATATATCGGCGGCATTGAGCACGCCATTTTGCACCTGCTCTACGCCCGCTTCTTCACCAAGGTGCTGCGGGACGAAGAGTTGATCACTGCCGACGAACCGTTCGAGCATCTGCTCACCCAGGGCATGGTGGTGCTGGACGGGGCCAAGATGTCCAAGTCCAAGGGCAATGTGGTGGACCCCGGTGCCATGATCGCCAAGTACGGCGCCGACGCCACCCGGCTCTTCATTCTTTTTGCGGCCCCGCCGGAAAAGGAACTGGAGTGGTCCGACCGTGGCATCGACGGTTCGTTCCGTTTCATCGGCCGCCTCTGGCGGCTGGCCGAGGAATTGGAAGGCGGCCTGATCTGCGTGCGGCCCTGCCACCCTGCGGAGGGTGACCTGTCCGAGGCGGTCAAGCGCATGCGCCGCAAGGAGCACGACACCGTGCGCCGCGTGACCCGAAGCATTGAAAACAGCTTCCAGTTCAATACCGCCATTGCCGCCATCATGGAGTTGGTCAACGAAATGTACCAGCTCAAGGATACGCTCAAAGCCGACGAACAGGGCCGTTGCTATCTCTCTTCCGCCCTGGCCACGGCCGTGACCCTGCTTTCGCCCATGGCTCCGCACGTGTGTGAGGAGATCTGGGAGGCCATCGGTCATCAGGGTGTGGTTTCCGAGCAGCCCTGGCCCGAGTATGACGAAGCCGCCCTGGTCACCGAGGAGGTCACGGTGGTGGCCCAGGTGAACGGCAAGGTGCGCGGCAAAATCACCGTTGCCCGGGATGCGGACGAAGAATCCGTCAAGGCCGCGTGCATGGCCGTGGAAAACGTGGCCCGGTATCTGGAAGACAAGACCGTGGTCAAGGTCGTGGTCGTGCCTGGCAAGCTCGTGAACATCGTGGTCCGATAG
- a CDS encoding acylphosphatase yields MRTYQADVDGRVQGVCFRAWTREVARMLGVRGYVRNRADGRVRVVAQGDEQALERLARELRRGAPLARVSEVREEYIESEEVFKNFEVRY; encoded by the coding sequence ATGCGAACGTATCAGGCGGATGTTGACGGGCGTGTGCAGGGGGTATGCTTTCGGGCTTGGACCCGGGAGGTGGCGCGGATGCTGGGTGTGCGGGGGTATGTTCGCAACCGTGCCGACGGCCGTGTGCGCGTGGTGGCCCAGGGTGACGAGCAGGCGCTGGAACGTCTGGCCCGGGAGTTGCGCCGCGGCGCTCCCCTGGCCCGCGTGAGCGAGGTGCGCGAGGAGTACATCGAATCCGAAGAAGTTTTTAAAAATTTTGAAGTGCGTTATTAA
- the ribH gene encoding 6,7-dimethyl-8-ribityllumazine synthase produces the protein MPHIQTIEGRLEAKGVKVALVAARFNDFIVDRLVSGAVDYLTRHGMDREDMTLVRLPGAFEMPVVVRKLAQSGKYDGIICLGAVIRGSTPHFDFVANECAKGLAQVSLETNLPVGFGVLTCDTLEQAIERAGSKAGNKGVEAASAVLETIRVMEQL, from the coding sequence ATGCCGCATATTCAAACCATCGAAGGACGCCTGGAAGCCAAGGGCGTGAAAGTGGCCCTGGTGGCCGCCCGCTTTAATGACTTCATCGTGGACCGTCTCGTTTCCGGGGCCGTGGACTACCTGACCCGCCACGGCATGGACCGCGAGGACATGACCCTGGTGCGCCTGCCCGGTGCCTTTGAAATGCCCGTGGTGGTGCGCAAGCTGGCCCAGAGCGGCAAGTACGACGGCATCATCTGCCTCGGTGCCGTGATCCGCGGTTCCACTCCCCATTTTGATTTCGTGGCCAATGAATGCGCCAAGGGACTGGCCCAGGTGAGCCTGGAGACCAATTTGCCCGTGGGCTTCGGCGTGCTCACCTGCGACACCCTGGAGCAGGCCATCGAGCGTGCCGGTTCCAAGGCTGGCAACAAGGGCGTGGAAGCGGCTTCGGCCGTGCTTGAAACCATTCGCGTGATGGAGCAGTTGTAA
- the nusB gene encoding transcription antitermination factor NusB → MMDDFKAPRKGAGNRRKSNRRTGRMLAFQVLFAQSFTASEDVSALERDFAENPAVLAVENESVSEFAHDLVLGVYCRARQLDEIVNRYSKHWKLERIAKVELTILRLALFEMLFTELPLKVAINEAIELSKEFGDGNSRNFINGILDAAARAVESGDLGQHKTF, encoded by the coding sequence ATGATGGACGACTTCAAGGCTCCGCGCAAAGGCGCGGGGAACAGACGCAAGAGCAACCGCCGCACCGGGCGGATGCTTGCGTTCCAGGTGCTCTTTGCCCAGAGTTTTACCGCATCCGAGGATGTTTCCGCCCTGGAACGGGACTTTGCCGAGAATCCGGCGGTCCTGGCCGTGGAAAATGAAAGCGTGAGCGAGTTCGCCCACGACCTGGTCCTGGGCGTGTATTGCCGGGCCAGGCAGTTGGACGAGATCGTGAACCGCTACTCCAAGCATTGGAAGCTGGAACGCATCGCCAAGGTGGAATTGACCATTCTGCGGTTGGCACTGTTTGAGATGCTGTTTACCGAACTGCCGTTGAAGGTGGCCATCAACGAGGCCATTGAGCTTTCCAAGGAGTTCGGGGACGGTAATTCCCGTAATTTCATCAATGGAATCCTGGACGCCGCGGCCCGCGCCGTGGAAAGCGGCGACCTGGGTCAGCACAAGACATTCTAG